The Plasmodium vinckei vinckei genome assembly, chromosome: PVVCY_14 genome window below encodes:
- a CDS encoding cation diffusion facilitator family protein, putative — protein MDRPLVGNGGGLNFVERVSNMYDDSQKEVTKKLILASIICVIFMIIEIIAGIVSNSLSLMTDASHLFCDLLSFALNLFSIYVSTFEGNLDMSFGYHRAEIIGALFSIFFIWALSAYILYSATFRLFQVEQVDGYIMFVTAFVSTLANIFIAFVLKVHSHGFEFIGNKSCNHNHNHNHGHSHHHHTNGWKSNSKNSKFININNISLGEGEKYNNDISISRINTSNCGYVSFDQYEHGDNNSDPNFSKKNNKNIGNDEDVEPSNDFKVGINEYLNDKEKLNSDIYNNDKKSKKKKKNNKSNNHDQKDDIENMNSHILPNDNDEEHILFDSMNNNLIGEKLTHNHIHDHHHSHSHNEKHNHNNSELNSISLKSAYLHAISDLLQNIGVMIASLIIWYNPKYSITDPICSIIFCFIVFSTTLSVIKEILNVLMEGTPVSINLIDIKNDILKIPGVIDVHDLHVWSLSIGKPALACHIVAHKQYSHTVLHNATVLCQKKYKILHTTVQTDYPSNITNCETQAHLKCSNLKTEKPN, from the coding sequence ATGGACAGGCCTCTAGTTGGAAATGGAGGGGGATTGAATTTTGTTGAGAGAGTATCAAATATGTATGATGATAGCCAAAAGGaagtaacaaaaaaattaattttagcAAGTATTATATgtgttatatttatgattaTTGAAATTATTGCAGGAATTGTATCAAACTCTCTATCATTGATGACAGACGCATCGCATTTGTTTTGtgatttattatcttttgcattgaatttattttcaatttatgTTTCTACTTTTGAGGGAAATTTAGATATGTCTTTTGGATATCACAGAGCAGAAATCATAGGAGCTTtgttttccatattttttatttgggCATTATCtgcttatattttgtatagtGCAACTTTTCGATTATTTCAAGTTGAACAGGTTGATGGATATATTATGTTTGTTACTGCTTTTGTAAGTACACtagcaaatatatttattgccTTTGTTTTAAAAGTACATTCACATGGTTTTGAATTTATCGGAAATAAAAGTTGCAATCATAATCATAATCATAATCATGGCCATAGTCATCACCATCATACAAACGGATGGAAAAgcaattcaaaaaatagtaaatttataaatataaataatatttcattgGGAGAAggtgaaaaatataataatgatatttcAATAAGTAGAATTAATACTAGCAATTGCGGATATGTTTCCTTTGATCAATATGAACATggtgataataatagtgaTCCAAACttttcgaaaaaaaataataaaaatattggaaATGATGAAGATGTAGAACCATCTAATGATTTTAAAGTAGGCATAAATGAATACttaaatgataaagaaaaattaaattcagatatatataataatgataaaaaatcaaaaaaaaaaaaaaaaaataataaatcaaacAATCATGATCAAAAAGAcgatatagaaaatatgaattCACATATATTACCTAATGACAATGATGAagaacatatattatttgattcaatgaataataatttaataggAGAAAAATTAACCCATAACCACATTCATGATCATCATCACTCTCATTCTCATAATGAAAAACataatcataataatagtgaATTAAATAGTATAAGTTTAAAATCAGCCTATCTTCATGCTATTAGTGATTTACTTCAAAATATAGGAGTAATGATAGCCTCTTTAATTATTTGGTATAATCCTAAATACTCAATTACAGACCCAATATgttctattattttttgttttattgtattttcTACAACATTATCAGtaattaaagaaatattaaatgtaTTAATGGAAGGAACACCTGTAagtattaatttaattgatataaaaaatgacatattaaaaattccAGGGGTTATTGATGTTCATGATTTACATGTATGGTCTTTATCCATAGGAAAACCAGCATTAGCTTGCCATATCGTTGCACACAAACAATATTCTCATACAGTTTTACACAATGCTACTGTACTttgtcaaaaaaaatataaaattctACATACTACTGTTCAAACTGATTATCCATCAAATATCACAAATTGTGAAACACAAGCTCATCTTAAATGCtctaatttaaaaacagAAAAACCAAATTAG
- a CDS encoding FAD-dependent monooxygenase, putative — translation MKVRRTYALVVGGGPTGITTSLYFQKYGIPHILVEKDKCIDKIPKAHYYNNQTMEVWRGISHLDKCISNETEDLKLWKTFQYGLSIKKDQKICSYDNFFNKYIYNRASQNGYTDTYYEDISPSKVAHLSQYKLLGILYTYYLNYIKCDNNKKRGFLKKIKLKLSTHKLFKNIFSTSDLCNLSQDHKDNSNITENEKCYKNFFDYDPSELLIGYKFVNFMNINELNKIKEGGEKIETEQSYDDNCEHDKTNKQNFIMTCVKNLYNNEEEIIFSNYVIVSEGGKSEIKMKLNINDENKKDYMKFVNIHFSSIYLSKLVRYNPSMLYFIFNKYIGVLVCHNYKHGDFVLHIPYIIQKELEIYNNKTKCLDIINTLVGFQLNDIHIYNIYKWTMHSSIASTFVDKKSKRIILLGDSAHKLPPSGGFGLNLGVGDALNITWKIIRIFKFEKDSFFENIKNLNISQVEKSDYKSYLKNEINKNNDFYNLLDKYKKDKIDNYINSYNIERKLVAYYTIFHAVKNYEKGNNISSILGYNHSLFANIIEKISNHFIQNSFLFYSLINNVKLILHFINTLPYVFEYKQIKSENCSKQRGNILNLLYPGIDACYSYINTMIPLDEKKVDNWNNEEVVKKREAYENFDNSDVLEKVQKKEAPNMHREEIDQCNSQNVNKINDNNKTSEENYENSNEKDTIFNVLKKRKDKIGTEYSKFIDGENYDGPFLNSQIFEKKKDNIPRLKVCENIYEYKISSVNGAKIPHFNLYTFGYNNIYKISTIDLPLFNNPFLSFLVIVFDKIFLNNLIDDIFFHKIDKDKFSFCFWDSDVIVYQNEENQQIEFVEESNFKNLDNNIYDSKININNNLFSINNNEDILGNISKVKYKEISPKGYNVNYIFSAKIIQEMFLNVLQLKSKNSYVIVRPDKHIISASSDNLLDKLIQINKLYI, via the coding sequence ATGAAAGTGAGAAGAACTTATGCTTTAGTTGTAGGAGGGGGACCTACTGGAATAACAACAAGTttgtattttcaaaaatatggaataCCTCATATATTAGTTGAGAAGGATAAATGTATCGATAAAATACCCAAAGcacattattataataatcaaACAATGGAAGTATGGAGAGGGATATCTCATTTAGATAAATGTATTTCAAATGAAACAGaagatttaaaattatggaAAACATTTCAATATGGTTtaagtattaaaaaagatcaaaaaatatgttcatatgataatttttttaataaatatatatataatagggCAAGTCAAAATGGGTATACTGATACATACTATGAAGATATAAGTCCATCTAAAGTTGCACATTTATCtcaatataaattattaggtattttatacacatattatttgaattatataaaatgtgataataataaaaagagaggttttttaaaaaaaataaaactaaaATTGTCTACACATAAACTctttaaaaacattttttcaaCTTCTGATTTGTGTAACTTGTCCCAAGATCATAAAGATAATTCAAACATAacagaaaatgaaaaatgctataaaaatttttttgacTATGATCCTTCTGAATTATTAATAggatataaatttgtaaatttcatgaatataaatgaattaaataagATAAAGGAAGGAGGGGAGAAAATTGAAACAGAACAAAGTTACGATGATAATTGTGAGCatgataaaacaaataaacaaaacTTTATAATGACATgtgttaaaaatttatataataatgaagaagaaataatttttagtaATTATGTTATTGTTTCTGAAGGAGGGAAAAGCgaaattaaaatgaaattaaatataaatgatgaaaataaaaaagattatatgaaatttgtaaatatacattttagtTCTATTTATTTAAGTAAATTAGTAAGATATAATCCATCtatgttatattttatatttaataaatatataggtGTTTTAGTATGCcataattataaacatGGGGATTTTGTTCTGCATATaccatatataatacaaaaagaGTTAGagatatataataacaaaactAAATGTCtggatataataaatacattaGTTGGTTTTCAACTAAATGatatccatatatataatatttacaagTGGACTATGCACAGTTCAATTGCTTCTACATttgttgataaaaaaagtaaaagaaTTATCCTTTTAGGTGATTCTGCTCATAAATTACCTCCTTCAGGTGGGTTTGGATTAAACTTAGGGGTTGGAGATGcattaaatataacatggaaaattattagaatttttaaatttgaaaaagattcattttttgaaaatattaaaaatttaaatatttctcaAGTAGAAAAAAGTGATTATAAaagttatttaaaaaatgagataaacaaaaataatgatttttataatttattagataaatataaaaaagacaaaattgataattacattaattcatataatatagaaaGAAAATTAGTAGCATATTACACCATTTTTCATGCagttaaaaattatgaaaaaggtaataatatatcaagTATATTAGGATATAATCATAGTCTGTTTGCAAatattattgaaaaaatttctaatcattttattcaaaattcatttttattttattccttaattaataatgttaagcttattttacattttattaatacacTACCATATGTGTTTGAGTATAAGCAAATAAAATCGGAAAACTGTTCTAAACAAAGgggaaatatattaaacttGTTATACCCTGGCATCGATGCATGTTATTCTTATATTAACACTATGATCCCTcttgatgaaaaaaaggtAGACAATTGGAATAATGAAGAGGTAGTTAAAAAAAGGGAAgcatatgaaaattttgataatagtgatgttttagaaaaagtgcaaaaaaaagaggCCCCAAACATGCATAGAGAAGAAATAGATCAATGTAATTCTCAAAATGtcaacaaaataaatgacaataataaaacaagcgaagaaaattatgaaaattccAATGAAAAGGATACCATTTTTAATGttcttaaaaaaagaaaggaTAAGATAGGGACAGAATATAGCAAGTTTATTGATGGTGAAAATTATGATGGcccttttttaaattctcaaatttttgaaaaaaaaaaagataatataCCAAGATTAAAGGTttgtgaaaatatttatgaatataaaataagtagTGTAAATGGTGCCAAAATTCCTCATTTTAATCTTTACACATTtggatataataatatatataaaatatcaaCAATCGATTTgccattatttaataatccATTCCTATCATTTTTAGTAATAGTATTTGATaagatatttttaaataatttgattgatgatattttttttcataagatcgataaagataaattttctttttgtttttggGATTCGGATGTTATAGTATATCAAAACGAAGAAAATCAACAGATCGAATTTGTAGAAGAATCGAATTTTAAAAACttagataataatatatatgatagtaaaataaatatcaataataatttattctcaataaataataatgaagatattttaggaaatatttcaaaagttaaatataaagaaatatctCCAAAAGGTTACAAtgttaattatatattttcagcaaaaataatacaagaaatgtttttaaatgtCCTTCAattaaaatcaaaaaattcTTATGTAATTGTCAGACCTGACAAGCATATTATATCAGCTTCAAGCGATAACTTATTAGATAAGTTAatccaaataaataagcTGTACATTTAA
- a CDS encoding importin beta, putative produces the protein MELNNISQILYGTVDPNIDVRTEAENKLKQAKETNIVQYINQLSNEFCKGQNDPYLRQIAGLLIKNAFVSKDNYESEEKARIWLNFPENIKNDLKSSLLNLLDQQGEKIVIGTACQIISIITKIELSYNKSSELLHKLVNNIIEKNAYTKKSSTICLAYLTEDIADICNESKTKYVFTQPDLDLILTAIINSLCEPAEEAIHCANMKVLYNLMSFIDHNFKTQVERDIIMKTVIDGCKDNDRLTVQVAAYECLINIVSYFYSYLDAYMYAIGPLTWEAIESDNERIAISAIEFWNTVCEEETFIDQYELDEGKKNHNIVKQAMVFLLPKIFNAMITQECEDLDIDAWTLSMASATFLALSAQLLKNDIVEPVISFVEENFIHEDWRRRDAAVLAYGSIMEGPDTEKLKPLVEESVGQLSEVLRDPSVSVRDTAAWTIGKITQYHSEIIYNVLGNYNDSNSLYGILLERLNDYPRVAANVCWVFNQLAVNKRSSYNKLENTYTTDLDDSFCVLCKKLIDVTSREDADTRNLREAAFNALNVVILNVSDNCLKYMIELLSHMMYLLTNTYLNPLTEEVKSLQGYYCGTMQFIINRLGAQCKPFLKPIYLCIFRLFEIRSDICEDALLACSAIINVMGNDFREHLKTFLNVIFKGLKNVSETSTCKICIEMISDICIPWTCDMEKEMENILECLWEALRSFGVHDSIKISILTVLGDIATALNKSFSKYLNFFANILLETSKITIASGSPENDDWVNYIFELRDAILLTYSNIIYALIDGNEINKLKMYIPNILDFIELILIKEINHFNAQNFQNSVSLLGDLVHAYGYELIENSKLTDLIISVYGKIDILSSQRDEKCESCVSKIKWLKKICNARLGQK, from the coding sequence atggaatTAAATAACATCTCTCAGATTTTGTATGGCACAGTTGATCCAAATATAGATGTAAGAACAGAAgcagaaaataaattaaaacaagCAAAAGAAACTAATATTGttcaatatataaatcaatTATCTAATGAATTTTGTAAAGGTCAAAATGATCCATATCTTAGACAGATAGCAGGTttacttataaaaaatgcatttGTTTCTAAAGATAATTATGAAAGTGAAGAAAAAGCAAGAATATGGTTAAATTTCcctgaaaatataaaaaatgatttaaaaagttcattattaaatttattggATCAACAAGGTgaaaaaatagttatagGTACTGCTTGTCAAATAATATCTATCATTACTAAAATTGaattatcatataataaatcttccgaattattacataaactagtaaataatataattgaaaaaaatgcatatactAAAAAGTCATCAACAATATGTTTAGCATATTTAACTGAAGATATAGCAGATATATGTAATGAaagtaaaacaaaatatgtatttacaCAACCTGATTTAgatttaatattaacagCAATAATAAATTCGCTTTGTGAACCTGCAGAAGAAGCAATACATTGTGCAAATATGAAAGTATTATACAATTTGATGTCATTTATTGaccataattttaaaacacaAGTTGAAAGAGATATTATCATGAAAACTGTCATTGATGGATGTAAAGATAATGATAGATTAACAGTTCAAGTAGCTGCTTATGAatgtttaataaatatagtaagttatttttattcttatttagatgcatatatgtatgcaaTAGGACCATTGACATGGGAAGCAATAGAATCAGATAATGAAAGAATAGCTATAAGTGCTATTGAATTTTGGAATACTGTTTGTGAAGAAGAAACTTTTATTGATCAATATGAATTAGatgaaggaaaaaaaaatcataatatAGTTAAGCAAGCAAtggtttttttattacctaaaatatttaatgcTATGATTACACAAGAATGTGAAGATCTAGATATAGATGCATGGACATTATCTATGGCTTCAGCTACATTTTTAGCATTAAGTGcacaattattaaaaaatgatatagtAGAACCTGTTATATCATTTGTTgaagaaaattttatacatgAAGATTGGAGACGAAGAGATGCAGCAGTGTTAGCTTATGGTTCTATTATGGAAGGGCCAGATactgaaaaattaaaaccaTTAGTTGAAGAATCTGTTGGTCAATTATCTGAAGTTTTAAGAGACCCATCAGTTTCTGTACGTGATACAGCAGCATGGACAATCGGAAAAATAACTCAATACCATTCcgaaattatttataatgtgttaggaaattataatgataGTAATTCATTATATGGTATATTATTAGAAAGATTGAATGATTACCCAAGAGTGGCAGCTAATGTTTGTTGGGTATTTAACCAGCTAGCTGTTAATAAAAGGagttcatataataaattagaaaatacatatacaaCTGATTTAGATGATTCATTTTGTGTTttgtgtaaaaaattaatagatGTTACATCTAGAGAAGATGCAGACACAAGAAATTTAAGAGAAGCAGCTTTTAATGCATTAAATGTAGTTATATTGAATGTATCAGATaattgtttaaaatatatgattgaattattatcacATATGATGTATTTATTAACTAATACTTATTTAAATCCATTAACAGAAGAAGTAAAATCTTTACAAGGATATTATTGTGGAACTAtgcaatttattattaacagATTAGGTGCTCAATGTAAGCCTTTTCTTAAgcctatatatttatgcatatttagaTTATTTGAAATTCGAAGTGATATATGTGAAGATGCATTATTAGCATGTAGTGCAATTATAAATGTAATGGGAAATGATTTTCGAGAACATCttaaaacttttttaaatgttatatttaaaggtttaaaaaatgtatcaGAAACTTCAACatgtaaaatatgtattgaAATGATATCAGATATATGTATACCTTGGACTTGTGATATGGAAAaagaaatggaaaatattttagaaTGTTTATGGGAAGCTTTAAGATCTTTTGGGGTTCATGATTCCATAAAAATTAGTATATTAACTGTGTTAGGAGATATAGCAACAGcattaaataaaagtttttcaaaatatttaaatttttttgcaaatatattattagagACATCAAAAATTACAATCGCTTCAGGATCACCTGAAAATGATGATTGGgtcaattatatttttgaattaaGAGATgcaatattattaacatataGTAACATAATTTATGCATTAATAGATggaaatgaaataaataaattaaaaatgtatataccTAACATATTAGATTTTAttgaattaatattaataaaagaaattaatCATTTTAATGctcaaaattttcaaaactCCGTATCATTATTAGGGGATTTAGTTCATGCCTATGGTTATGAATTAATAGAAAATTCTAAATTAACagatttaattatatctGTATATGGAAAAATTGATATTTTATCTAGCCAAAGAGATGAAAAATGTGAGTCATGCGTttctaaaattaaatgGCTTAAGAAAATATGTAACGCTAGACTCGGTCAAAAATAG
- a CDS encoding RAP protein, putative, which produces MCICISNYAINITKISKAFLNINGKKYIRTGKFNDLVCKQKVLSESIENKLNEVNKKDINQVKILNLFSIDEIKSGIPRRHSKRQKGITHDNSKNNDNCENYENNPADDCANVTNVWGYKNKILLKKNDSTQNVSNIINGCNSIDLKKKKNNNKNYNQYVIPNKLFRKKYICIENDIKLVDSYINKKYHIEVKKRDNNKNEKINNKANGNNVFNYSEERSIQLLDEVKERENFQNKDQHNDKTKNYDNNELQESCVDFENKNRIIKKIYKASINHVRDENLWKKYVQNVFTISGYLDASEIVILFWCFSKIGYRDNRLINLLSSIILKKINELSCCALSLLLNSYKKLEIKKYDTIELLTNQFCFHISNWKFQDIALVSNSLAFFYIYHKNFWKKCILKLQQNYSFSHPLHLCLVISSFARLEIREGTVLLCLCRSAKKLANSFSPNNLALVIHSFAKLKFNHPKFYNYLYQFVHKYLDKQLLGNQKKENDTNGEENVEKDDDGTIGSYLDEYPKLNKQNKLFDLQSLVLLLFSCTCLISCTEQMILKLTYLIIPNKDILGSHKIDKLKYVSDYLQYFYPSTFEKFPEEIKNFYYYIDRYEIKNKKKLKYSARWITEVSRILTKINVNHLRNVYINNICADIMLPDSNIIIMCLGPYSYYVNSLLTTSISDLKINILQQKKYNVITLNYHDWNKLNDYEEQINFLYSFGRNAANYLFLNATKEIEKGETNNVNQNGSIKSLENEESSENSESCKNEESVKSDTYGPCQEQENENNFSDEDNEIIDFIKNGICVNKQKENIDSYDIDDIKKFLNNTPKNEK; this is translated from the coding sequence atgtgtatttGTATCAGTAATTATGCCATCAacattacaaaaataagtaaagcatttttaaatataaatggaaaaaaatatataagaacAGGCAAGTTTAATGATTTGGTATGTAAACAAAAAGTCCTAAGTGAAagtattgaaaataaattaaatgaagtaaataaaaaggatatAAATCAAGTCAAAATATTAAACCTATTTAGCattgatgaaataaaaagtggAATACCGAGGAGGCACAGCAAAAGGCAAAAAGGCATCACTCATGATAATTCCAAAAATAATGACAATTGTGAAAATTATGAGAATAATCCTGCTGATGATTGTGCTAATGTAACAAACGTGTGGgggtataaaaataaaattcttttaaaaaaaaatgatagcACACAAAATGTTAGTAATATTATCAATGGGTGTAATAGTATagatttgaaaaaaaaaaaaaataataataaaaactatAATCAATATGTGATACCAAATAAATtgtttagaaaaaaatatatttgtattgaaaatgatattaaaCTTGTAGATAGCTATATTAATAAGAAGTATCACATAGAAGTGAAAAAGagagataataataaaaatgaaaaaataaataataaagcaAATGGTAATAATGTCTTTAATTATTCTGAAGAAAGATCTATACAACTTTTAGACGAAGTTAAAGAAAGAGAGAATTTCCAAAACAAAGACCAACATAATgacaaaacaaaaaattatgataataatgaacTACAAGAAAGTTGTGTcgattttgaaaataaaaatagaattataaaaaaaatatataaagcaTCAATTAATCATGTTAGAGATGAAAatttatggaaaaaatatgttcaGAATGTTTTTACTATATCTGGATATTTAGATGCAAGCGAAATagtcatattattttggtGTTTTAGTAAAATTGGATATAGAGATAATagattaataaatttattaagttctattattttaaaaaaaataaatgaattaagTTGTTGTGCATTGTCgcttttattaaatagttataaaaaattagaaataaaaaaatatgatactATAGAATTATTAACTAATcaattttgttttcataTATCGAATTGGAAATTTCAAGATATAGCTTTAGTATCAAATTCTttagcatttttttatatatatcataaaaatttttggaaaaaatgtatattaaaattacaGCAAAATTATAGCTTTTCACATCCATTACATTTGTGTTTAgttatttcttcttttgCTAGACTTGAGATTAGAGAAGGTACCgtattattatgtttatgtCGGTCTGCGAAAAAACTTGCAAATAGCTTCTCTCCAAATAATCTAGCTTTAGTTATTCATTCTTTtgcaaaattaaaatttaaccACCCCAAGTTTTATAATTACCTATATCAATTtgttcataaatatttagacAAACAACTATTAGGTAAtcagaaaaaagaaaatgacaCAAATGGTGAAGAAAACGTTGAAAAAGATGACGATGGTACTATTGGTAGTTACCTAGATGAATATCCTAAATtgaataaacaaaataagtTGTTTGATTTGCAATCCCTGGTTTTGCTACTTTTTTCATGTACTTGCTTAATTTCATGTACTGAACAAATGATCTTGAAACTtacttatttaataattccaaataaagatattttAGGAAGTCATAAAATAGACAAATTGAAATATGTAAGTGATTATttgcaatatttttatccttCAACATTTGAAAAGTTCCctgaagaaataaaaaatttttattattatattgatagatatgaaataaaaaataaaaaaaaattaaaatatagtgCAAGATGGATAACAGAGGTATCAAGaattttaacaaaaataaatgttaaTCATTTACggaatgtatatataaataatatatgtgcaGATATAATGCTACCCGattcaaatataataattatgtgTTTAGGCCCTTATAGTTATTATGTAAATTCCTTATTAACAACATCTATATctgatttaaaaataaatattcttcaacaaaaaaaatataatgtaaTTACTCTCAATTATCATGATTGGAATAAGTTAAATGATTATGAAGAACAGATTAACTTTCTCTACAGTTTTGGACGTAATGCTGCTAActacttatttttaaatgcaACCAAAGAGATAGAAAAAGGTGAAACAAATAATGTGAATCAAAATGGGTCTATAAAAAGTTTGGAAAATGAGGAAAGTTCTGAAAATTCAGAAAGTTGTAAAAATGAGGAAAGTGTAAAAAGTGACACTTATGGACCTTGTCAAGAACaggaaaatgaaaataactTTTCAGACGaagataatgaaataattgattttataaaaaatggtatttgtgttaataaacaaaaagaaaatatcgATTCCTATGATATcgatgatataaaaaaatttttaaataatactccaaagaatgaaaaataa
- a CDS encoding selenoprotein, putative, which translates to MVLKRKIAKIVTTSLISGYALNSLYNSGVTFKKDPHYSLFFPSNEYIKNVFKKSKKNYEIKTKLKKDQIFERDIICYDNQSISSVEMYVSNNFKNFLNFLPDKLKMTSLYNFSKYEEFKDFKNLFNYVKIMKYQNDIFIFHGKLKKHYWIHIPMKYNITKSETGDITTLTIIPLYKYYSDYIIEIQFVKQNNNMKFITSIKSNENNQKNTNLYYKNVIKNIAMYFTYDLYNGMHNNLEIFYKRGVKLHKMNFIRSNNLLTKKFSKETHRVPLFNHCKLKTKKL; encoded by the exons ATGGTTTTGAAAAGG aaaattgcCAAAATTGTAACAACATCATTAATTTCTGGATATGCTCTTAATTCATTATACAACTCTGGTGTTACATTTAAAAAGGATCCACACTATTCTTTGTTTTTCCCatcaaatgaatatattaaaaatgtgtttaaaaaatcaaaaaaaaattatgaaataaaaacaaaattaaaaaaagaccAAATATTTGAAAGAGACATAATATGTTATGATAATCAAAGTATAAGTAGTGTAGAAATGTATGTTTccaataattttaaaaattttctgaattttttacctgataaattaaaaatgacatcactatataatttttcaaaatatgaaGAATTCAAAGATTTTAAAAACCTATTCAATTAtgttaaaataatgaaatatcaaaatgatatttttatatttcatggaaaattaaaaaaacattattgGATACACATACcaatgaaatataatattacgAAATCGGAAACTGGTGATATCACCACTTTAACAATTATTCcattatacaaatattattcaGATTATATTATCGAAATTCAATTTgtgaaacaaaataataatatgaagtTTATCACATCAATCAaatcaaatgaaaataatcaaaaaaatacaaatttatattataaaaatgtaataaaaaatatagctaTGTATTTTACATATGACTTATATAATGGAATGCATAATAACCTAgagatattttataaaagagGTGTAAAACTTcataaaatgaattttattAGATCAAACAAcctattaacaaaaaaattttcaaaagaGACACACCGTGTTCCATTATTTAACCATTGCAAGTTGAAAACAAAGAAATTGTAA
- a CDS encoding superoxide dismutase [Fe], putative, producing MAITLPKLKYALNALSPHISEETLNFHYNKHHAGYVNKLNGLIKDTPLANKSLADILKESTGAIFNNAAQIWNHSFYWDSMGPNCGGEPHGEIKDKIQEDFGSFNNFKEQFSNILCGHFGSGWGWLALNNNNKLVILQTHDAGNPIKDNTGIPILTCDVWEHAYYIDYRNDRLSYVKAWWNLVNWNFANENLKKALNK from the coding sequence atggcAATAACCTTAcccaaattaaaatatgcattaaATGCATTATCACCCCATATAAGTGAAGAAACATTAAACTTTCACTATAATAAGCATCATGCTGGTTATGTAAATAAGTTAAACGGATTAATCAAGGATACCCCATTAGCTAATAAATCTTTAGCAGATATTTTAAAGGAATCTACAGGTGCAATCTTTAATAATGCAGCACAAATATGGAACCATAGTTTTTATTGGGATTCCATGGGTCCTAATTGTGGAGGAGAACCACACGgagaaataaaagataaaattcAAGAAGATTTTGGatcttttaataatttcaaagaacaattttcaaatattttatgtggTCATTTTGGTTCAGGATGGGGATGGCTagcattaaataataataacaaattaGTAATTTTACAAACACATGATGCTGGAAATCCAATAAAAGACAACACCGGTATTCCTATATTAACATGTGATGTATGGGAACATGCTTATTATATTGATTATAGAAATGACAGATTATCATATGTTAAAGCATGGTGGAATTTAGTAAATTGGAACTTTGCCAAtgaaaatttgaaaaaagctttaaataaataa